The following coding sequences lie in one Bordetella genomosp. 9 genomic window:
- the dapB gene encoding 4-hydroxy-tetrahydrodipicolinate reductase has protein sequence MRIAIAGAGGRMGRMLIEATLNHPGMTLAVALNRAGSDHIGQDAGAFLGRDTGVLITDDLDALANADCLIDFTRPEGTLRHLDACVKHKVRMVIGTTGFDDAGRAAIARAAEQVAVVFAPNMSVGVNATLKLLDVAARILNSGYDVEVFEAHHRNKVDAPSGTALKMGETVAEAWGVKLPDVATWTRHGDTGVREPGTIGFSVVRGGDIVGDHTVFFCGTGERIEITHRSSSRATYAQGSLRAAAFLQDKANGLFDMQDVLGL, from the coding sequence ATGCGTATCGCGATCGCCGGCGCAGGCGGCCGAATGGGCCGCATGCTGATCGAAGCCACCCTGAATCATCCCGGTATGACCCTGGCCGTTGCGCTGAACCGCGCCGGCAGCGACCACATCGGCCAGGACGCCGGCGCGTTCCTGGGAAGGGACACTGGCGTGCTTATCACGGACGACCTCGACGCCCTTGCGAACGCCGACTGCCTGATCGACTTTACGCGCCCGGAAGGGACGCTGCGTCATTTGGACGCGTGCGTGAAACACAAGGTCAGGATGGTGATCGGCACCACAGGCTTCGACGACGCCGGACGCGCCGCCATTGCGCGTGCGGCGGAACAGGTTGCGGTGGTATTCGCGCCGAACATGAGCGTGGGCGTGAACGCCACGCTCAAGCTGCTTGACGTGGCGGCGCGTATTCTGAATTCCGGCTACGACGTGGAAGTATTCGAAGCGCATCACCGCAACAAGGTGGATGCGCCTTCCGGCACCGCCTTGAAAATGGGCGAGACCGTCGCCGAGGCCTGGGGCGTCAAGCTGCCCGATGTCGCCACGTGGACTCGCCACGGCGACACCGGGGTGCGGGAGCCGGGCACGATCGGGTTTTCCGTCGTGCGAGGGGGCGACATCGTCGGAGACCACACGGTCTTCTTCTGCGGCACCGGCGAGCGCATTGAAATCACGCATCGCAGCAGCAGCCGGGCCACCTATGCGCAGGGCAGCCTGCGCGCGGCCGCCTTTCT